The following DNA comes from Cheilinus undulatus linkage group 4, ASM1832078v1, whole genome shotgun sequence.
AGAATTTCATATGTGATGAGTCCATGAGAACAAAAGTTACAGCTACTAACAGTTTTTGGAGTCAGTAGAGAACAAAGATAAGAAGGTAACTCATGTAAAAAACCTTATAAAGAAAACATACCAATGTTGCATGCATCTATTGTACAAATATTGTATACTTCTCATACAAAACACAATGATTGGTGCAAAAACTCAGACTAGAGACAAATCACAAGGCAGCATGATGCACCGAGTCCAGAGAAGATAAGGTAGCATGCATGTAAAGAATACCACCATAATCAAGTAAAAGTTTCATccttgttgctttgattggcccataattaatgtgacagaacatttgttCAACCATTcaagaattacaaaaaaaaccttcccTTCCTAAATGCTTTCTAtgaaagctttcccagatgaatggcatgtcaggttaggtgaAAAAGCATGAAGAGAAACATTCAGGGACAGGAGACAGCGcagtctctctcctctgctcacAGCACGTAGCTACCTTCTGCTTAGAAAAAACTCAGACTTTGAGAGTAGCATGCACTCACTGGCTTCAGCTGCTCATCATCTGCTTAGACCATCAGTCAAAGCAatcccaaactttgtagcatACCccataaattaaaaataataatccagTGGTGAAATATGCATTGAAATATGCTGAATGGATTTTAATTTGCTCACTTAAGGAGCTGAAAGATGGACATCTTATGATGCGTTCCAAACATAAAAATCCACATTGATaaagtttttatctttactttgAACAGGTTAATACTTTAAAACTGAAGTATATAGTGATCTGAGCTGCTAATTCTGCATGTACTTTTCTTTACTACTATTTTAATATCATTACatctcatttttaaagaaactcCTCTccctgcttttgtttgtttaggTTTGACTTGCAGGAACTGCAGCAGCTTTGCAAGCTCCACAGAGAGGATTCTACAACTGAAGGTGAAGAGGAAGACTACATAAATCAGGAGAACATCAACAACCAAACAGACCAGGCCCTGGAGGAACTGCTCCGCTCCATGTGGAACGAAGAGGAAGAGGGCACTGACACAGACATGAATAACGAAGGAGAAATGGAAGAAGATCAGCAGGCAGATAGTCTCACAGCAGCTGAAGTAGAAATCCATGAAGAGAAAGTAAACGAAGAAGAGATGGAGGAGATCTATGAGTTTGCTGCCACgcagaggaagagggaggaCAAGGAAGACAgcgtggaggaagaggaggtatTTACGAAACTGACAGAACCTAGAAGAACCTCAACAGACCTCAGTGTAAAAAACCTGAACCAGACATCTCCCCTGAAGCCGGACCTCAGCTACAGCCGCCTCTTTTCCCAGTCCTGGGGCGTCTACGAGGAAGGAGATCCCTCCTCTGCAACACAGGACCCGCTGTCCCAACAACATAAGTCCCCTCTAAAACCCACATTCAACCTGTCAGGTAGAGCCTTGCTTCAATCTTCAGGGAGTGTTGTTGAAGAGAATTCCCTCAGCCCTCCTCCCAGTTCATCCAACCTTCCTGTTACGGGTCAGTCACCTGGTCTAGTGGGACCCCGGGTTGCTGAGTCTTCTCTTTTAAAGCAACAAAGTCAACATTTTCAGAGTATCTGTGCCCCTGTGTCTCCTCATTTGAGTCAGACAAAGAAAGAACCTGAGCTTATAGTTTTGTCTGACTCAAGCGAGGAAATAGAGGATGTCTTTTGTCCCTGTAGTTCATCCCCGAGCACTCACACCCAAATCAAAACTCAACCAGCCCTGAAAGAAAGCAAATTCACCATGGAAGTTAGAAAATCCAGTAGTTTAGAGCAAAGTCTTGGTGATTTATCTCCAGCCCCAGTTCAAAGTTATCCAGCAGAGTGTTCTCCTGAAGTCTCCTGGCTGATCCCATCCACACCGCTCAAGCACATACAAAGCACCACAAGCAGCTCCACTCAGACCAGGAGCAGCATGTGTAGGACTAGGCTGTTCTCCAAACATGATGTTTCATCCTCCTCTGTTTTCTCTTCTCCTGCTTTACCATCAAAAAATAAGGCAACCAGAGTGTCTACCCTTGCCGGCCCAACAGAGGGCAGCATTCCTCTGGTAAAACTGGAGGAGGATGATCCCTGCagctctgactttgatctcaattTTTGTTCAAAACAAACCAGTGATCCTGTTCTAAATAAGGATAGAGACTATTTTGCAGTTCCCAACAGCAAAGGCAAAGCTTTACACCCTTCATTTTCAACTTCATCAAAGCAGGAGACGCCCCTTCACCCCCACGCAAACATTCAGCCACACAGCAGCACCCCTTTGCACACAGAGCTACACCTGCCCCCTGCTTATCCTGCAACATCCCCGCTCCACTGCGATGCTAATAAGCAGAGGTCGACAAGTAAGGAAAGGGAGAAGGAGCCTTTCAAAagcccagagaagacagagtTAGGAAGCTTTCATCTCTCCCCACTGTCCGACCCATCAGACccatcctcttcttcttcaaCTAGAGGTCTTCAGAGCTCACAGAGACACAGCAATGCATCATCTCATCAAAGTCGACATTCTGTCGAGTCAAATAGTCACAGCAACACTGAGCctgagagaaaaggagaaatggAGTGTGAAAATGAAGATAAAAGTAATAACCAAGAGCAGCATGGAGCTAAATCAGAAACTCAAGACGCAGATTTAAGCTGCCAGCAGAGCTTCATGGACATGGACGAGCCCCCCATAGCTTTCAATGACTCTTGGGGCCTTGATGCCTGCGCAGACGTGAACCCGGGCCGCTTCAGTCTGAGGCTAGAGGAAAGCAGAGGGTCCAGCAAGCAAGAGGACAGCccagaacagagaaaaacagccaGGTCATCTTCATCTGCTGACTCCCAGCCTTCACCAGTGGCTCTGAGTGTCCAGTCACCAAAGAGTCGTAGTGGTGTGAGTAACTTTTCTCCTTCAAAAGCTCACAGCAGACGACCACAGGACCCCTCCACTCCTGAGATGAACAGTATCCTTGACTCTAAAATTTGGAACAGCTGGAAGGAGGAAGAAgacgaagaggaggaggaggtagcTCTTCCTCTCTCCCAGAGGCTGAACCCTTCTCCCAAACTCAAAACACCGGGTAAGTCATCTCCCTTGTAATATTTGTGATTTGGCATTGGATTTCTGTCATTTCCTGGAAAGCATGATCTGATGTTCGGTAAAACCAAGTCTTACAAAAGATTGTTTTTGCCTAACAGAAAAGAAAGATTTGCTTTTTTACTATCAACTTTCCATAACAAAAGAGTGGCCATTtgatgagagagaaaaactttttttaaaagataaatgatttatttttgggctttcttgcctttatttaaagagaAGGAAAATGGATAgggtcagaaacagggatgagagagttggaAATGACTTTAAGGAAAAGAGCCATGAGCCAGACTTAAACTTGACGGCCTGTGTAGATGGGGTGCATCCTGACAGCTCGGCCATCTGCGCCCTAGAATGTAGCTGTTTgtaacagaggtggaaaaagtgcacaAGTAAAAAACAGTTACTCTGTTTAAAATTTACTTccgtaaaagtaaaagtaaaagtactagtGTAGTCTAGTCAACTAAAAGCAAAAAGTATATCTAAAGTTTCCTGTAAGTATTGAGTAGCTACTGTGGAGTTGTACTATAAAACAACAAGAGAGTAGAGCTCCATCCAGGTTTTTCAGGTAAATTCACACCTCTTTTATAAATtcaaatacacaacaaaattgacagtgttaatacaactcatatagagttaaatttaacacttaaaaatgtCTATATTGTTTCACGCTCAATATAGTTAAACTATACTTTTGTAAGTGTTCAACTATTCACAGTATGACAGAGTTACAGTAACTCTACAGGTAGTCTGTGGCAGGTTGGGTCTCGTCTGGTATGAACAAAGcggagagtcaacctcatagcaaggcgattcatactgatgaaaaatatgcccTTTGCGTCATTTAGGAATCACGTTAAGTCACAGGCTGCAACTCTAACTCGCTGAAttacttcactcatggtgcaaatgtgtttcaGATCAGTGACTCTTTACAGAGCTGAACTAAAACTTGTGGATAAATAGagtttttgaattaaaaaaacatgtcagttcATGTATTTAATTCTTTGAATTAGGACAGTGCTCATTAATCAACATGTCATCAATATGCACCAATGTAAATATCCCAGAATTGGCACAGAAGTAAATT
Coding sequences within:
- the slx4 gene encoding structure-specific endonuclease subunit SLX4 isoform X3, translated to MDDSDQDFTDLCSKLLKRVRKKPADSRQAKKAEQPPSSQIIQGDKSRKHNGTNGDVGSKCAVTQSVSNVAEAGPPAKRRGQDSGDGGALDVPEASVALKQVEKKLVAKDIVLLRMQQFKRADPKRMVPESQTTGHKSNCDPPESSAQKREVQESFSPGMSSEAQDSDEALALRLQQELDREAAESQTVDLEEGGLFFCQICHRDLSHMTPEGRTQHLNRCLDESEQSAPVLPPPQPPPPPPPGVPDCPICGKKFKSQKSRSAHLKRCSTDLGVSPAVLLQAVQRQAEETQNAPSANTLIQTGGTKRKGPSKPGLPARKKPRKKTEPLDEDTMMALALSSSLLEQEKEKNRETESERQTETAASHTSVLKWRPDAGRGRGKKKVAASRPPQLLLIQDANTAQTRLQERVAALLLYSPPPSPPTPTLSPSSLPGWSGAAPLWHKSKLLDEGSTCLSDFYTPELREFITPWESGATVPASNSTINNLESPKRGATEGTPLTGSRASILPSSSKTPSSTPGTGQLPVGSQALRDLMELADDGMTLTQCGFTASGSNGKNVGQTTNLHLSGFVPEESEEQADLCVSGFLPDRTHTHSDHTHNRSRRVTSLSRADKEQSVAISRLSSDLSSMVNNPQLSDVQLQVDSGDVFFAHSFMLYARCPLLAEMIHESGFGVREEGLPAAQRVLISDVPGQAVLVLLQYLYTAHCSIPASLLPHVLELASRFDLQELQQLCKLHREDSTTEGEEEDYINQENINNQTDQALEELLRSMWNEEEEGTDTDMNNEGEMEEDQQADSLTAAEVEIHEEKVNEEEMEEIYEFAATQRKREDKEDSVEEEEVFTKLTEPRRTSTDLSVKNLNQTSPLKPDLSYSRLFSQSWGVYEEGDPSSATQDPLSQQHKSPLKPTFNLSGRALLQSSGSVVEENSLSPPPSSSNLPVTGQSPGLVGPRVAESSLLKQQSQHFQSICAPVSPHLSQTKKEPELIVLSDSSEEIEDVFCPCSSSPSTHTQIKTQPALKESKFTMEVRKSSSLEQSLGDLSPAPVQSYPAECSPEVSWLIPSTPLKHIQSTTSSSTQTRSSMCRTRLFSKHDVSSSSVFSSPALPSKNKATRVSTLAGPTEGSIPLVKLEEDDPCSSDFDLNFCSKQTSDPVLNKDRDYFAVPNSKGKALHPSFSTSSKQETPLHPHANIQPHSSTPLHTELHLPPAYPATSPLHCDANKQRSTSKEREKEPFKSPEKTELGSFHLSPLSDPSDPSSSSSTRGLQSSQRHSNASSHQSRHSVESNSHSNTEPERKGEMECENEDKSNNQEQHGAKSETQDADLSCQQSFMDMDEPPIAFNDSWGLDACADVNPGRFSLRLEESRGSSKQEDSPEQRKTARSSSSADSQPSPVALSVQSPKSRSGVSNFSPSKAHSRRPQDPSTPEMNSILDSKIWNSWKEEEDEEEEEVALPLSQRLNPSPKLKTPGLVFDLYQSVR